The Drosophila sulfurigaster albostrigata strain 15112-1811.04 chromosome 3, ASM2355843v2, whole genome shotgun sequence genomic sequence TCCCTTTAGACTCTTCTCCTCTTCATTATGTTTTTCCATTTCCTTTGGTCGCTTATTTATGCTCAACAATAATTGTTGTAGTCATCgtaattgcattgcaattaaaataattaaaatttaaatgcaacacAGCGCAAAACATTTCTCAACTTTTGTTTGCGGCCTCTGAGGTTGATGCTGGGTGAAAAAGGGAAGAAGGGATGCATGGACGGAGGCTGAGgctttcttaatttatttgtcgGCATTGAACCTTCACCTTTGCCACACCAGCCTGCTCAGTCTCAGTTCCAACTGGGACCCACATCATGAAAACTTGCAGCGATGCTTAATTGTTTCAGCTCTACCCTGACGGCTTTTGTCGCAAAACACACTGAACTTTATAGAAATGATGAAGCCATTTagcccacacacaaacactcgcacacacacacacacacacagccgcACAAGTGAATGAAAATCTGGGTCAAAaattgttgccttttgttgtagcatttgttttaataaacattGTGACAGGCAACGACAGGCCAGAACAAAAGattcactcattcactcattTACTCACTGCGGGCGAGCAGCTTcaagcatcaacatcaacaacatcagccTCAGCCTGATTCTCGAGCCTTTATCAAGTTGTGTGTCTTGGCCAGCGAAGGAATGCCTTATTAGCTGACAAACTGCGAGACCGTCCCTCACTTGGTGTAATTACGGTTGAGGGATGCTAGTGAACAAAGTGATAATGATTTGTATTCATTAAAAAGGTTTATGGCAATTTCGAGCAACATTTACTTTTCGGTCTGCGTTGGCCACGCCTTCATCCACACAGAAAAAGGCTAAGTGGCTGATGCTTAGTTAATGCTGTATAAACCCAGAGACCAGACACCAGAGAGCGCatccaaaacacacacacaaaggatGTGAGCTGACAATGTGGTTGCTGGCATCCAAGTTTTAGCCATTTAATTGCCAGCTCAAGACTCGACAAATTCCTGAAGTTACATGCTTTATGATGAAATGCAAGCGTTGCAGCACACAATCAAGAGACTAGAGAATCCAGGCTAATTGCTTGTTAGAAACTTTTGGTCTAACCAACAAGATGGCTCACTCAATGCCTACTACGATGCGAGTATATTTGGCTGCGTATATAGCAAACAGTTGggaattacaaattatattatattatgtaaaGCAGGCGCTGCTTTTGGACTCGCCTTCattatcaacaacaaacattttaatgaacacttgaaaatgcataaaaacaaaacttaaacaCAGAAAATGGGCTGCTTAATTTCCATGCATGAGCACTTGAAGCAGTTGAGAATAGTTCATGAAATcacattttaatgaataaagaaGCTATCTAAGATACTAAATACTACTctaaacaaaagtttttattgttggCAAATGTATAacgtaaatataaattacttgTAATTTCATTATTGAATGATAAATTTGAAGTTCTCTAAGTTGAAGCACCAAGATTTTATATATGAACATTTCCAACTGCTTTGAATTAGAAATGAGTATTCTAGAGTCTGAACTGcactttaataatttattcgaAAGCAATGCAAAAACCAAGCTTCTGATAAATCTTCATATATTTCTGAGATAACATATGAGATTAAGCATTCAGATGAAAATATATAGCTGACATTATATCAGTATTTTCGGAACTTTCTTGCATTTATGCTTTAAGCATTTGAAAATTCGAAATCATTTTAAGACTGCAGCTGATTTAGTATGtcttatttaaaagttatggCATTATGtaagagacacacacactgggcAAAACTTGGAGGTCACTTGGAACAATAACAGGCAATGCCAGTGGGAGCAAACATATGGCAGAGACTGTGGTGACTTCGCCCAGTCAAATGGCAAGCagtacaaatattatataatttataattttgtgttttttcacTGACGAAGAAGTCATCGTCGTCGGAGGCATGTTGCAGACCTTATTGTTGGTCTCACAAgatgtgtatttgtttgtgctagtgtgtgtgtgtgtgtgtgtcacatGAGTGCAAGTGTGCCTTAAAGCTGGCACAGAACAAAAATGTGAGCAATAAAAACAGGCAACAATAGccacaagaataacaacaacagcctgAAGCAAAACTCGAcgcaacaataaacaaacttcaaataaaaatggtaCAAAATACTcgcatacaaatatatacagaaTATATATGTGACTGTAAGGGTATATAGCATTATTATATGGCctatttctctttctctttctgcgCCTCTCGGCATGCATATAAAACGTAATTCATGTGCacgaaaaataataacaataatttatggACAACTAAAGGAAAACGGAGCCAGAAAAACAATTGCTTGCTCTAGAcgaaattctattttattttttgccccGTTGTTgtctaaataaatacaaattattaggcacaaaattatgtgcttgttttgattaaaaacGCGAACTCTTGTTCTATCTTGTAGAATATCCAGTTAAACTGGTGTTTAGATAttcccaacagcaacagcagcaaatgtgGCAAATTTAGTGGCAACCCTCATCAATGTATGCTTGTTTCGTATATCCTGCATAGAATGAATGTGAAAAGAAGGATGTGATACAGTTTGCAGTCGCGCAAAGTTGAAACATTTAAGTGGCAAAATTAATTTCCGCTTTTACAACATGAAATTCATTTCTAAATTATTGTACATAAAGTttgtaacaaatttataagCTGGGAACAATGAAAGGATTccatataattatattttatataacatatttgtGCAAAGACAGAATCAAAGctatttttagaattaaacgttattttcaatgtaattaaattaaattccatgTAAATGTATTCGTGTTATGTGGAagtacaaattcaaattaaaacttGAAGTTTTCCTAGAATTCTTCATTACCGCAATTGACTTTGATTTTACCGATTTTTTTTCTGCGAATTTTGCTTGCCAGCTCTACAGGGTATTTGGCCAGTCTTTTCGAATCTAGCAGCTCTTTCTAAATTGTTATTACTGTTTTCGGTTTGTGCCTTGGACAATGCCATTTACTGTCATATCTGATcttaaacttttaaaattctaACAAGCAAACACAGACAAGTTATTGTGcatagagagatagagatagagacgATGAGAAGGGAGAGAAGGAGAGTGAATGTGTGCCAGGGCTGGGGCTTAAATATTTGCGTAACCTTTTTTTATCTTAACGACTTATCTAACTGCGGGCTAACCAGCAAATCCAGGCGACAGTCACCCAACCAAGTTGAGCAAGAGAGGAAACCCTTGAGcgttaattttcataaaataccAATTTCGGCATTTTTATCTGCAAGTTGCttggaaaatatttgcactctTGAATGAgttgggtgtgtgtgagtgtgatgggtatgtgtatgtgcagaaaagaagaaagagaagaagCGGCTTGCTTGTCTAGGCTAGTCAAGATTCACCTTTAgctgaaatataattatattttcttaagctAATCTGGATATATTTAACAGAGAAATAAATGAGTGACTGCAAGTTACGCTGCACCTAGCTTTAAGTTTAAtcgttattaaattttcttataaattattgaaaatgttaaaaaacaaACCGTTTGTTAGTCGATATTTACTAGTAAAgggtaaatttaatttgataccATTTATTACACAATAccatcaattaattaatattttttattattttgctttaatttgttagtaacattaaaataatatatatagtacatgtATCCAGGCTTTCATAATAATAGCCGCTGAATAATAAACTCACTTTCCACATTCAATTAAAGAATATTCTCTTAAGCTCTTGTGCCTTAGCTACAGGGTATAAATTACGTTTTCCAAATGTAATGCTCTTTGACATTTTTGCTTTCTACTTTTTCGAATTAaagctgctgcttttggcatttgctATTGCTGCAACTTTATGTCATGCTGTGAGCACATTTAATTACTGCCACTTTTCTCTATGAAAATATCTAGAAGTCTAGACATTAAAAACGACAATTTATCTAGCAAGTAATTAAGTGCTCAAGTCGCACAGGATGccgcacacaacacacacacacacacacacacacgaatatacacaaacaatttttagttgcaactgctgatgatgctgctgcttgcccCATTCTGTTGCTACatttgttgtagctgctgatTTAGTTCAATTTATATGTACCAAGTGACGGGGCGACAAAGAGTAACAGAGAAAGAGGTGGAGAGGCTGGTAACCGGTTGGTAACTCGGTCAAAGTAAATGCTAAAGGCAGCAGCACGCTTGATAGCTGACAGCGTTCACGTATTTGCTCAGCTTAGACGAGACCGACCGAGCTACGTAAACGTTATACGGCACAGAGCATACACGACGgacgttacgtatacgacgTATGTGTATTTgcttagtttattttaaatgccatTTAAGCTGCACTCACACACTGAAATGGACTAATTCTCTAATGACATATTTTAATGTCGACTCTGTCTGGCCAAAATGTGTCGTAATTTCTAATTTCCACTGGGttttgcctctctctctctctctcttatacTCTTTTTCTCCCACTCTTCTCGCCTCCAATCTCGTTCTCTCGCTCTGCCTCTTTCTGTGCAGCAGCACATAACATTTTGAGCAtgctgctttgtttttgctgtgcACATGActgcaatttgatttatgtgctTTAAATTTGCTCCAAAATTTACTgatatttgctgttgctgttgcatatgcagctgcagctgctgctactgctgtctTTGACTATCGCAGATTTGTTTTATTGCGTGTTGAACTGCAAAAGCATTGTATGTCATGCCAATTGCAAACTTAATaacttaattgcatttaaaatctGATAATAAAGCGACttccatttttaattgaaagaattctttgtgaaaactgatattaatttaaaaagcaaaatttaaaagcttttaaagACGCAAATCAATTTAGAAGAAATCAGACTAAAAGCggcaaacaatttatttgtgcggcaataacaatttacaaatttgtcTTGCGGGGGGTGAGTTAGTGGAAAATCACGGCGcgactaaaattaaaattgcagcaAAATGGTTGAAACAAAAGGCGCACATTTTCTTCTCGCGGAagcaattcatttatttaatgtttccTGCATTTTATTGTCGTCTGAAGCTGAACAAAATTTACGACAATaccaagagcaacaacaataacgggCAAGGGGCTGGAAAATGCGCGGAAATGTTTAGAGTTGGCAGCAACCCCTAAAAGAGTCTTCATTTCGGggtgcaacaaacaaacaaacatgaaACCCAAAGCAAAGTCAAAGGGGCGCAAACCTTTGCCGAGCCCAAGACAATAGAGCAAAGAGCTCTCAAAAAACAGCAATGCATTAGTTAAATGAACTCGACTAGCTGATTTCCTCGATGAAACAAAGAGGAAAGTTATTGCTGAGTTGCTACTTAAAGCGCTCAAAGCTCGTTTCACAGATTTTTTTTAGATGGCAGAGTTAAAATTTTTACTTGAAATGGAGTTGCctttaatatcaatatatgtatcttCATGTGCATACAAGTTTTCTATTCATTTAACTTCCTTTTAGCATactacatttgcattttactgTCGAGCACTTAATGCCTGTTCATAAATTTCAGTCGTTATTAATGCAATGCAGGCAGCAGGTGTGGAGAAGTGTGTGAAACAACGCACGAAAGCGTATATAAATGAGAATGCATAGGAAAATGCAACAATatgtaaatgcatttatatCAATACGCAACTGTCGACACAAGCGACAGTGTAAAATGGCAAAATCAAGGCTGCGAACACGGTGTGTGAATGGCAAAACCCGAACCGATAACTGTAATGATTGCGTTCGGTGTGTGTGCGTAGTTATCTGTGAAATTTGCTTAGCGTGTGTTTCTAATTTGAATGTTTGGGAATTACGTGGCGTATGTGTAATGTGCCATTTTGTcgcctcaaagtatgctatgcaTATTTTCGCTAATGAATTTCATCAGCATTGCACAATGCTCACGCCTCATTGCTCTAGCAAGTATCTAGCAATATCTTCTCTATAAGTAAATAAACCCCCAGAAGCAATATCATCAACTGCAAttgccacgcacacacacagcagagTGTGCAATGCATTTGAGGGTCATTAGGAATCTCAACTAACTGCTGACTTATTAAGCAACTGCTGACACTAGGGCCAACTTCAGTTCAGCCAACCCCAAAGACACTTGAGCACGAGCTCGAGTTGGGTTTGTGCTGGGCTGGGATTGTGCTGCTGAAGTGGAGTGCAAACTGGCTAAccaaacacactcgcacacagcAGCGCAGAGAGCGTATTAACACACTTTGTCGAGTGTTGCCCAAAAGGCCGCACTGTTGTGTGGCTTGAAACGATGAACGGAGTTACGAGCCTATAGGACGACCAAAACCAGCAAAGGCCTACAGGCGCTTAAGTGCTTATTAACTTCTGCACACTTGAAGGCACAATTATGAAATCGTCAATTTAAAccagacacgcacacacgcatcGAGAGCAGGAAGACTGGGCGGACAAGACACGGTCATAATCGTGTCCAGCATGACAAGACATAAACACATATGAGGAGGCCCAGAGAATTCCCAGAACAACGTCTGGGTCTCGTATACAAATATTCGAGTCGTGCGTGCGGCAGacgctgcgtatgagtaataacTCTAGACAAGCGGAAAATTAATAACACTTGAGGCCTTGCAATGCCAATCCGCCTCCCGCTCATCTCTTTtctgctctctttctctctctctctctctctctctctatctctgtaaACCTCTTGCTCTTATGTCATCTACTCGATTATTTGTAGTTAATGTGCATTACCTTAAGgtgtaatttgttttgcagctggcaaatggcaaaaggaTTCTCATCAAACTCTAGTCCTCTTGTCTCTTCCCTCACCTGGCTCTGTCTAGCATAATATTAGCTTTGCCAAACGCTCTATATAGTTACGATAACACACTAGAGTGCACTCATTgagcaaaaaatttaattaactttcaGCAAATTGTATGTGAGAGAAGCAGCACTTGGAAGTGGTAAATAAACTTGAACTTCACATTGAATGAATTTTCGTGCtgttatttgcaattaaagaaGACTTTGCTCAGAAATTGATGTCAACTTTGGAATGAAATTggtttacttttaattaaagagACCACACTGCACTCAAGAGAGAATGTTGTATattaatggaaataaaataaatacgttGCTTTCAAATAAACATTTGCTAAAAAGGCATCCGAAATTCgtgtttgttaaattttaatatttccgcataataaaaattgcaattatattatactatatatacaaactctatttttctttattgctCGCTCAATCTTTAtagatttcattttcaattaaaaagccAAATGCGATCTATTTGCCAATCTGAATGacactttattaatttattcgcCAGGCGCTGAGGTAAACGACAGAGCAGGAACTGAGATGAATCGACTACAAGTGGGAAACAGAGAATCGAGAGACTGAAGCTTGGTGTGCTCGACAGTTGGCCACAAATCAAACAAAGCAGCTGatgaattgattttaaataaaatattaaaacaatggGCAAATGGTGGCTGGAGTGACTCAAtcaagagacagagagagagagagagagggacagagTAATATACACCTCAGCAGTGAATGGCATGTGTTTACTTACCACACCCTCGCCAATGTGATGCACCGTGCAGGGAACGTGCGCTGTGGCGCCAATCTGTGTCGTCACCACGGTTGAGTTCTCAGTGCCAAAGTACATGGGCGTGCCGAACACATTATCCGCGCCATCGATGCCATGCGTCGCCTCCAAATGGTTCTCGACGTGCACAGGTATTGGATACGGGCCAGCTGTGTCTTTGGCTTGAATTCGcgaatgctgttgctgctgctgctgctggtgatgcAGCTGAGGCAGCTCGTGATGTGGCTGCTGGTGCTGCCGTTTGTCATCGATCAAATTGTTGGAATCGAAGCTCGTTATGCTGCTGCCACTAGCACTACTTCCACTGCCACCACTAGATAACGATGACGACTGCAAGGAGGCTGTCGAGCGTTGTTCGGGCGCTGTCAGTGCGGCCGCCGAGGCGGCGGCAAAGCTCGAGCCGAGCCCAAGCGCTTGtgacataattaaattttgatttatatgcCGCTGTAATGCCTCACTTTGGCTGCctgacgacaacgacaacgacgatgtCGCGCTGTGCTCTTGTTGTCCTGGCGccattgttgtggctgttgccatTGCGGATGCTTCTTCTgacgctgttgctgcggctgttgctggtgctgttgtggctgccacagtgCCGCCTgcaagagagatagagagagaaagggaagagcacattttaaaatgtgttaatATATGCGCTGTCTGTCGACGgataaacaataacagcatgaagtcaattaatttgaatgcgCATAagcgttgcgtatacgtaatatcgTAATATCTTTTCATTGGGATTTTCATTAGCAGCAGGCGAGCAGAACAGCTCTGCTGAATACTCGCACAGCCTCCGTCCTATTGCTCGCCCCTCACCAcccatttgcataaaatgacACAGCTAATTAAGGCTCCTATATAACGTTATTATGATGCGCTAACCCCTGCATCCAGCCTGCCTTCCTCCTCTCAGCTGATGCTggtgctgttgatgttgctttgGCCTTGAGCAATCTCACTTGTACTTATTTGCCCAAAAATCTGCGCATAATTTTCATCAAATTTGTTGTCTTTCTcgtaccaacaacaacaaaaaagaggataaatatgtaaatattgtcTTGTTTATTACACGTATTTCTGGAAATTGTTGACACACGTGTtgttagaaaataaaacaaagcacaaataacacaaaaaacattaatgtatattaacatttttcttgtGTTATTTGCTGACCGAAGTTAATTTACTCTTTTTAATGACATCAAAATGAGTAGctcacttttttttgcagtaaatactttattaaatCTGCACAAATATTGGTAATAAAGATTGTCCATGTAGTGCACATTTATGGCAGCAACGGCTATTTAATCTACTGCGCTATGCGTCCCAGTAACTATCAAATGCTCTGCTTATGGTATATGCATATTGCGTATATGCCACACCTTGCTTTATCATTTTGCTATAATTAACCAGTTGAATTTCATATCgcatacaattaaatattaatgacgcaattgattttaattattcgGCGATAAGCTCTGATAATTGTGAGTGCAATTGACCTATAGAGTTATTTAatgctttgctgctgtttaaAGATAagtttcatatatatttttttttcaattgtttgacGCCTTTTTAatctcaaaataaatttaagtatacaaatatttatatcatttatGAAGCTAGTTAATGTCTTTTTGCTGTGTTAAGATAAGATTCATATAATTTCTTGGAATTGCTGGACGCTTATTAAATCCacaaataaaatggaatttaaaaacatttatttaatttatttaaagtttataattatcatatgttttatataattcGAGTTGCTCCGAATGAGGGTATACTAATTAAATAAGTACGTACTTTATCATTCGCTGTTTACGCAGGCAAAAAATATgttcatttcatattaaaacagagagacggagagagagagagaaagagagtgagagaaagggATTGTCGGAGTACACTTTAGAAGTCTGTGGTTTGTTTTAGTTGATTTTCAGGTTCTGCTAAACAAGGGACATGGCGCATTTTGCCATTAAAGCAACCGCATAACACGTCTGTGCTTCGGTGAATCTCATTTGCAGTGCGTAATTTGTGTAAACCAAATaatatttcacaattaaaCATAATTGCATTGGGCAAACggatttggttttggtttcatttggtttgctttttggcCTTGATTGGCATTTACCGGCAAGTCAATTAAGTCAAatgttaaatttcaattggTCACGCATACGAATTTAACACCCATTCCTCCAAATCTCTCTCTtccgctctccctctctctcgcccACTCTTAAGCCACAAAATTGTGTAGAATATTAGAGATTTTGATTTTCGTGATGGCATTGCAAATGGCATTGTCGTGTTTTTTGGGTTGTCCTGAGAGACCTGTGTAAGTACTTTACAGCAAATAGGTTTAGTATTTGGCCattgtttgaaattgaaattcaaaatcgATATGGGAATAACTTTCACATTAATTACTGCCATCATCAAGGGCTGTCAATTCTCACTCCCAGCCAGTagttaatttatgaaatttatgttttacgTATTCCAATTTACAATAAGTACGAGTAAATAAAAGCTCTTAGCTTTTCGAAAATTTCTCTAATTGATTTAAGCAGCTTACAAGTCTATTGAGTGTTGTTATCGTGTTTACATAAAATACCtttctattattaattaaagtttacagatctattaaattgcaatatttacttGGCGAAAGACATGCAAATACTACAAGTTGAATTTAAACATACAATTTGTATGGGATAAACAAATAagtaatgtaattaaaataataattgcaaagtGTCAATATTGCCAGACAAATGGTAGATGAAAGGCGGGGGATCAAGTGTGTGAATAGAGCTGCTGATGTTGACACAATTGTTCGCAGTTGGCAGTGCATCAATTGTCAATCTATTTGCAGTTGGAATCTACAGAAATTGCTGTCTGTGAATAAGAAATTTAGCAGCCCCCACCGACACTCGCATTCTCAACCAACTATGGGTCTGAGTATATCGCATTTGCGGTTCTTCACTCGACCCGACTaaggcgcaacaacaacaacaacaacaacacaacagcaggagcagcaaaggcagcaaATAACCAACTGCGTGAGGACAATGCAAGTTCACATTGTCCTGGCTCATTCCGGCCGAAACGCATCATCGTGGCAGTTTTGTCACGTTCGCACGTGACTGTGAACGGAATTCAGCGAATATTTCCCAGTTTCTCGCAGTTCTCCTCGCATAGTTCGCTTCAACTCAACTCGGTGAAGCAGCAataccagcaacaacaacaacaacaaccacaacaacaacaactgttgggTCTGTTGCAATATAACCGCAACGCACCACCAAAACTGGCTGCTGTCTCTTGTTGGGTCTGCTCTGTTCTATTCTGCGCTTCGCTctgttgctgtgtgttgtgttgttgcggcatttgcatttgcatttgccccAATCCCAGAtagaaagcacaaaaaaaagaaaatatagaagagaaaaatagaagaaaatttGCATTCTTCGGCTGCAGTTGGGCGActttgtaattgaatttttcacAGCgagtggctgttgttgttgttgttattcgtgttGCGGCTGGTAGTGATGGTGtagttgccactgctgctgctgctgtggttcgTTATGTTGCCGCGTTGTGGATTTACAAGCACTGCGCATTGTCAGCTCAGTGAGGTGCACttgcaacaccaacagcaagaacaacaacaaaatggcaaaGGCGCGCATTATGCCGCAAACATTTTGCaccaaagacaacaacaatttccattttctactccgcttgtgtgtgtgtgcattgctGATTATTAACGCTGCAACATTCACCGAGCACGGCAAATGCAACTCACCCAAGCAAACACAGTGTGTGCGTCTCTCATGACATTTtaatcaaaagttttttgcTTACATTTTCTCAACTTAATGTCAAATGATTATTCATACGTCTGTTTGTGTCAACagtgcgtatgtgtaatgCTCAACAAGCAATAATTTAATGCCATATTATAAAACTAATACATTTAGTATGTTATgctattaatattattcaattgcAACATTAACTAAATCATCTCTAATTTGATTGTGTGTTTGCTAGCCagcaaatgtaaattatacAGCTTAATTTATCTGCAGATGCATTTAGATGCTCACATTAATTACGTTCGAGTTCGTTTTTCATGTAATCCAAtaaaaaatctaattaaatacAAGAGAGTTTCAAAATGAACTATTTGTTTAAGCTGGAGTTCTCtatattagtatatatttatatttttat encodes the following:
- the LOC133842148 gene encoding uncharacterized protein LOC133842148 isoform X5, whose protein sequence is MPASSGLYRIKHGRVLRTLQKTSAFIFIAYIAACSTCGGTVAATTAPATAAATASEEASAMATATTMAPGQQEHSATSSLSLSSGSQSEALQRHINQNLIMSQALGLGSSFAAASAAALTAPEQRSTASLQSSSLSSGGSGSSASGSSITSFDSNNLIDDKRQHQQPHHELPQLHHQQQQQQQHSRIQAKDTAGPYPIPVHVENHLEATHGIDGADNVFGTPMYFGTENSTVVTTQIGATAHVPCTVHHIGEGVVSWIRKKDYHLLTVGLTTYSSDERFSATHLKHSEDWTLQIKFVQQRDAGVYECQVSTHPPTSIFLHLSVVVCIQSNGFSSVFYV
- the LOC133842148 gene encoding ecdysone-induced protein 74EF isoform X8; translation: MPASSGLYRIKHGRVLRTLQKTSAFIFIAYIAACSTCGGTVAATTAPATAAATASEEASAMATATTMAPGQQEHSATSSLSLSSGSQSEALQRHINQNLIMSQALGLGSSFAAASAAALTAPEQRSTASLQSSSLSSGGSGSSASGSSITSFDSNNLIDDKRQHQQPHHELPQLHHQQQQQQQHSRIQAKDTAGPYPIPVHVENHLEATHGIDGADNVFGTPMYFGTENSTVVTTQIGATAHVPCTVHHIGEGVDIRNKHTLMRVATKFATFAAVAVGNI
- the LOC133842148 gene encoding ecdysone-induced protein 74EF isoform X6, whose protein sequence is MPASSGLYRIKHGRVLRTLQKTSAFIFIAYIAACSTCGGTVAATTAPATAAATASEEASAMATATTMAPGQQEHSATSSLSLSSGSQSEALQRHINQNLIMSQALGLGSSFAAASAAALTAPEQRSTASLQSSSLSSGGSGSSASGSSITSFDSNNLIDDKRQHQQPHHELPQLHHQQQQQQQHSRIQAKDTAGPYPIPVHVENHLEATHGIDGADNVFGTPMYFGTENSTVVTTQIGATAHVPCTVHHIGEGVLLCLICGQLSSTPSFSLSILCFPLVVDSSQFLLCRLPQRLANKLIKCHSDWQIDRIWLFN
- the LOC133842148 gene encoding uncharacterized protein LOC133842148 isoform X3, producing the protein MQMGGGTVAATTAPATAAATASEEASAMATATTMAPGQQEHSATSSLSLSSGSQSEALQRHINQNLIMSQALGLGSSFAAASAAALTAPEQRSTASLQSSSLSSGGSGSSASGSSITSFDSNNLIDDKRQHQQPHHELPQLHHQQQQQQQHSRIQAKDTAGPYPIPVHVENHLEATHGIDGADNVFGTPMYFGTENSTVVTTQIGATAHVPCTVHHIGEGVVSWIRKKDYHLLTVGLTTYSSDERFSATHLKHSEDWTLQIKFVQQRDAGVYECQVSTHPPTSIFLHLSVVEARAEISGPPIRYLTPGSTLRLQCRVVQNTEASEYIFWYHDNRMINYDIDRGINVSTEPDFQSSELTIQRTRREHSGNFTCVASNTQPASVLVHIFKGDNPAAMYHGHVGGSTKTTQRQLHNLMVLIAIGYRIFHTNVYIKIV
- the LOC133842148 gene encoding ecdysone-induced protein 74EF isoform X7, whose product is MPASSGLYRIKHGRVLRTLQKTSAFIFIAYIAACSTCGGTVAATTAPATAAATASEEASAMATATTMAPGQQEHSATSSLSLSSGSQSEALQRHINQNLIMSQALGLGSSFAAASAAALTAPEQRSTASLQSSSLSSGGSGSSASGSSITSFDSNNLIDDKRQHQQPHHELPQLHHQQQQQQQHSRIQAKDTAGPYPIPVHVENHLEATHGIDGADNVFGTPMYFGTENSTVVTTQIGATAHVPCTVHHIGEGVPPFAHCFNILFKINSSAALFDLWPTVEHTKLQSLDSLFPTCSRFISVPALSFTSAPGE